The DNA sequence ATGTGTCAAGCCGCGTTTCACCGTTGCTTGGAGCGTCTCGGATTCGAACAGTTCCGAGGGTTTGACGCGGATCATTTCCAGGCGGTGTTGCTTCGGATGAGAAGTCTGAATCGACAAAATGAACCTCGAAGAACGTTGCAATCGTTCGTCAGCGATGTGATCGGCGGACAGATTGTCGAACCAATTTCCATTGGTTCACGAGACCTTCAAGCGGATCATGATGCCAAGTGAAGTCGCCACCTAGTGGTATGGTCGTGCTCCGAGGAAGCACCGAGCTACAACCCGAGTGAGACCCAAGATCACTCGACATTGGGGATCGCGCTTGATCGCATGGCTCTCTCAAACCTAAGCAATCAATCTGCAGGCGGCAAGTGTTCGGTTAAAGAATCGAACAATTGACTGATCTGTATTTGCGTGTGCAAGAGAGCAAAGACGCATCGGAGCGCGTACTCAACGTGTCATCTCTCGACATCAGGATCCAGGCGCCGGATGCGTTTACTGATGTGGAAGTTGACCGAATCGTAAGGGCGAACCAGGTGCCCGGAGTCGAACAGGGGACGCTGACTTTCCAGGTCTTCGGAACCGAGCGCTTCGGAGAAAATGGCCTGAAGATAGGAGACCCCTTTGGCCGAGGGCTGGAATCGTTTTTCGTCGTAAAAGCATCCGGAGAGGGGCCGAGCGTGGATTACTCCCCAACGATCTCGAAGGCGGTTCGCGTCGATTCCTTCATGAACGAAGCCTCCGTTGCGATATTGGAGGGTGGCAATATGGTTATGGCGGCCGTCGACGAGAAGATCGACGGCTTCACCGCCGAGTTGCGACGCCTGAAAGCGATCAAAGAGGATCGGTCGCCCACCGCGCTGGGTGTGGCCGATTTTCCGGCAGAAAATCGCCGCATCGGCGCTTTCGTTGCGACGCTTTCGGGTGAAGAAAGCGTCTCCCAGATGATCGACGAGGATCTGCTTGACGGCCTCGGCTGCTCCTGAGTACTGCAGGTTGCCTGCCGGGTCTTTCACCTGGCGGACGGCTCCAAAATTGTTTCCCTGTGCGTCCTTGATGCCTTCGGAAACGCAGATCAAGGCGTGTTTCTGACGATCGAGGATCTCGGTGACGCGGGCCACCACGGCTTCGGGATCGACGGCAACCTCGGGGACCAGGATCATGTCTGGCTGGCCAAAGGCGGTTCCGAGGGCGATCATGCCACAATCCCGGCCCATGACTTCGATGATCGCGATGCGTCGGTGGCTTTCGGCGGTGGTTCGGATCCGGAGCACGTTCTGAACCGAGACGAAGACAGAGGTGGCGTAGCCTGGCGTGGCAAAGTTGACCATCTCCTCTAACTCAAAGGGGCGCCCCGGCTGCTTCGAGTAACGGAACCCGACGGCGTTGTTGGGGTCGGGCTCCCGAACAAATTCGTACGGTTCGTCCGGGTAGTTCAGACCGAGGTCGTTGTCGATCGTCTTCGGTGCCAGGACCACGGGAAGGTAGTCGCAAAGGGCTTGCATGCCGTTGAGCGTGCCATCACCGCCGATGCAGACGAGCCCTTCGATCCCGAGGCGATTCAGGCGGTGGACGACACGCTCGATCATCACCCGATCGTTGGCCGAGACGTAATCGCGCGATGCCCCAAGAATCGTGCCTCCCCGAGCCGGGTCCAGTTCCGGAATGCTCTGGAACAAAGGATTGAGGTGAACGTGGGGTACTTCAGGGTTGAGCAGGCCCCCATAGCCTTTGATCAACCCAAAGATTTCGATGCGGAGTTGATTGGCGCGGGTCACCGCACCTGCAATCGTCGCATTGAGGGCAGGGGTATCCCCTCCCGCGGTCAAGATCCCGATGCGTTTCATGATTCCTGCTCCGGTCGGCGTGACAGTGGGTGAAACCTGACCCGCTGGCGGGAGAAGGATCCGCGGGCCGACGTGATCGGCAAGCGAGCAAATAGGTCGCCATCGAGGCGAGTTGCGACGAGGACTCGACGCGGTCAGACCAGGCGAATCGGTGGGGGGGGCTCATCAATGTCGAGCTGGACCGAGTCGCCGACCACCATCTGGCGACGTTTGCGGAATTCGACCTCGCCATTGACTCGAACCAGGCCCTCGGCGATCAGGGCCTTGGCCTGACCGCCGTTGTCGACCCAACCGATACGCTTGAGGACCTGAGTCAGGTTGATCGGTCGATCACCGACGGGGATTTCGTTCATGGCTAGGGCCCGATGCTCCACTCCAGTCGCCTTGCAACTGATCGGCGAATGCCTTCCCGGCTTCTGCTCCGGCCCGATCGAACATGCTCCGCAGCAGGTCCGGATCACTCTTGGGATCAAGACGCAGGACCTCACGACCGGGTTGATCTTGAGAGGCGTCAGTTGCCATCTCCCAGTTCGGCATCACATCCTGAGGGGTTCCACGGTCGAGCGCATCCCAATAGGGTTGAAGGATGGTCCGGAGTTCGTCTGGTAGGGCTGGTTGGGCAAGTTTCAAGGTGTGGTCGACTGCCTGGCCAGCGCGACTGGTCAATATCGGAGTCCGGCTCTGCGGGGCGAGGCTGACGACAAAGACCGTTGCCACGATCCCAAGAATCGCCCCCTCGATTCCTCCAAGCAGCATGCCGAGATGTCGGTCGTACGCTTCAAATTTCAAACGCCTTAAGGTCGCCCGGATTGACCAGGCGACTCCAAACACGCCGGCCGAAACCGCGACGTAAAGCACGAGCATCGCCAGCGCCCGAGCAACAATCGGTTGCCCTGGAAACTGAGGGGCAAGTTGCGCCGACACGGGCACGGCGACCGCATAGCCGAGCCCAAGGGAGAGGATGCTTGCCAGTTGCCAGGTAATCCCTCGCCAGGCTCCCCAGATCATCCCAGCGACGATCACCGCCACCATGGCCATATCGTAAGGCGTCATCCGGACCCTCCGTGCTCCGGTTTCCGATCGAATTTCTTCGCCCTCAGGCGTTATCCTATCCGGGAGGTGCCCAGGGAGGAAGGCAAGCTTGCGATCGAGGAGTAGGAGGATACTTGGTCACGCCGAGGAAATGACTCTCGGATCGTTCCAGCCGTCATCGTGGTTGAGGCGTCGAAGAAAATCGTCGATGGAGGTCGAGACGGGACGCATCAGGCCGGGGAGGACCGCATCGAGTCGAGGGGTCAACAGCCCTCCTTGCAAGGGGCGCGGGGCACCTTGACCCAACTCCGCGGTGGGCTTGGAGCCAATCGGCTCCAGGTCGAATCCAAACCCCTTGGCAATTGCCCTGGCGAAGTCGGGGCGGCTGAGAACCTCGGGCCCAGCCACATGGAAGAGGCCAGAGTGACCATCCTCGACCAGTCGAATCGCGGCCAGTGCAACGTCAGGGCCGTAGCTTGGGCTGGATCGCTGATCCGAGGGAACCATCACGGGCTCGCCCGCAATCAGACGTCGGATGACCTGATAGGCGAAGTTCTTCCCCTGCCGTTCCGGCCCGTAGACCCAACTGGTCCGGACGATGAGGGCGCGATCTCCCAGTTCCCCGGCAATCGCACGTTCTGCGTCAAGCTTGGCTGTGCCGTAGACGTTGGGAGGATCGGGGGGAGATTCCTCGGAATCCGGCCCGTTGACGCCTCGGAAAACGTAATCCGTGGAAAAGTAGACGAACCGGCCCCCAATATCCGCCGTGACCCGAGCCAGATTGAGCGGTTCTTCCAGGTTCGACGCCCGGGCCGTGGCCGGGTCGTGTTCGCAACCATCAACCCAGGTAAACCCGGCCGGGTAGAAGACGACATCCGGAGCCTGTTGGCGGAGCCAAGACGCCGCCGCCTCTCGGTCCGAGGCCTTCAGCGGGTAGAGGCCCGGGTAGGCGACCGTGGCAAAGGTGCCCACCGCATCGCTGCCGCGATCGGCCAGGTGCCGGAGCAGCCAGCCGCCGATCTGACCCGAGCCGCCAATGACAATCGCCTTCATTACGATCGGAACCCTTTGCGTCGCAGGAAGCTATAACGCTGGAGCGAGTCCTCGATGATGGGAGAAGTGGTCGCCGCCGGCTGAAATTCATCGACCTCGACAGCTTTGCCCTCCAGGTACTTGTAGTCCTGGAAGAACCGACGGAGCATCTGAAGCCGGTGGGGAGGCAGTTCATCGGCCTCTCGGAAGCTATTGAATTCAGGATCTCCGACGGCCACGGCAAGAATCTTGTGATCTTTCTTGCCCGAATCGATCATCGTCATTAATCCGATGGCTCGGGCGGTGACCAGGGTCATCGGCGCCAGAGACTCCTGGCAGAGCACCAGGACGTCGAGCGGATCGTCATCCTCGGCGTACGTTTGGGGGATGAAGCCATAATTCGCGGGATAATAGACGGCCGAGTAAAGCACCCGGTCCATGCGGAGCAAGCCCGTGCGCTTGTCCAGTTCGTATTTGATGTTCGCCCCCGTCGGAATCTCGACGATGGCGTTGAAGACCATGGGCAGATCTTCGCCTGGGGTCACGTCGTGCCAGGGGTGGAGCATCGGCGAGAAGGGCCTCCGAGGGTCGAGCCGAAGTGGTCGGGCACCTTCGGCCCGACCGAATCGAGCCCATCATACCAGGAAGCTCGACCTAAGCGAGCCGTCCGAAGACCGATGTCTGCCGATCGCCTCCTCGAATCCTCGGAAATCGTTGTTGAGGGATGTGGGCTCGGGTCAACGTTTGTGCGCAGTCTCTACCAGATCGTCGGCCAGACGCTCGAGGACTTCCCGGGTGAGCTGGAAGGGGCTTGCCTGCCGTTTTCGGGTCTGGGCGTCGAAGGAAAGGCGATCGATCCGAAGGGTCCCGGTCTTGTTCAGCCGAACTTCGTAGTAAGAGCGTAACTGCCCCCTCGGCGTTGGAGATTGGCTACGTAACTCGACTTCACCTCCCTGGGCGTCCACCTCGATGACGACCAGGGGCTCCATCAGATAGGTGACGTTCTGGGCGAGGCGGTCTCCCCAGGCTCGCAGCTCGTCAATGGTCCACTCGGGTTGGTTCGGGTCGATGACAGCAAAGTCGAGGTGTTCCAGGTTCACACCGACCGGTGTATTGGACAGGACGTGCAGCGCCAGCGAATCTGGCCCGTCCTGGGCCGAGAC is a window from the Tautonia rosea genome containing:
- a CDS encoding 6-phosphofructokinase, giving the protein MKRIGILTAGGDTPALNATIAGAVTRANQLRIEIFGLIKGYGGLLNPEVPHVHLNPLFQSIPELDPARGGTILGASRDYVSANDRVMIERVVHRLNRLGIEGLVCIGGDGTLNGMQALCDYLPVVLAPKTIDNDLGLNYPDEPYEFVREPDPNNAVGFRYSKQPGRPFELEEMVNFATPGYATSVFVSVQNVLRIRTTAESHRRIAIIEVMGRDCGMIALGTAFGQPDMILVPEVAVDPEAVVARVTEILDRQKHALICVSEGIKDAQGNNFGAVRQVKDPAGNLQYSGAAEAVKQILVDHLGDAFFTRKRRNESADAAIFCRKIGHTQRGGRPILFDRFQASQLGGEAVDLLVDGRHNHIATLQYRNGGFVHEGIDANRLRDRWGVIHARPLSGCFYDEKRFQPSAKGVSYLQAIFSEALGSEDLESQRPLFDSGHLVRPYDSVNFHISKRIRRLDPDVER
- a CDS encoding inorganic diphosphatase, which encodes MLHPWHDVTPGEDLPMVFNAIVEIPTGANIKYELDKRTGLLRMDRVLYSAVYYPANYGFIPQTYAEDDDPLDVLVLCQESLAPMTLVTARAIGLMTMIDSGKKDHKILAVAVGDPEFNSFREADELPPHRLQMLRRFFQDYKYLEGKAVEVDEFQPAATTSPIIEDSLQRYSFLRRKGFRS
- a CDS encoding CvpA family protein, coding for MTPYDMAMVAVIVAGMIWGAWRGITWQLASILSLGLGYAVAVPVSAQLAPQFPGQPIVARALAMLVLYVAVSAGVFGVAWSIRATLRRLKFEAYDRHLGMLLGGIEGAILGIVATVFVVSLAPQSRTPILTSRAGQAVDHTLKLAQPALPDELRTILQPYWDALDRGTPQDVMPNWEMATDASQDQPGREVLRLDPKSDPDLLRSMFDRAGAEAGKAFADQLQGDWSGASGPSHERNPRR
- a CDS encoding RNA-binding S4 domain-containing protein, with product MNEIPVGDRPINLTQVLKRIGWVDNGGQAKALIAEGLVRVNGEVEFRKRRQMVVGDSVQLDIDEPPPPIRLV
- a CDS encoding SDR family oxidoreductase; translated protein: MKAIVIGGSGQIGGWLLRHLADRGSDAVGTFATVAYPGLYPLKASDREAAASWLRQQAPDVVFYPAGFTWVDGCEHDPATARASNLEEPLNLARVTADIGGRFVYFSTDYVFRGVNGPDSEESPPDPPNVYGTAKLDAERAIAGELGDRALIVRTSWVYGPERQGKNFAYQVIRRLIAGEPVMVPSDQRSSPSYGPDVALAAIRLVEDGHSGLFHVAGPEVLSRPDFARAIAKGFGFDLEPIGSKPTAELGQGAPRPLQGGLLTPRLDAVLPGLMRPVSTSIDDFLRRLNHDDGWNDPRVISSA